CCCGCTCACCCCGGGAACTTTGCTCAATAACGATGGGAACGAGCATATTATCTTTCTTAAACATAGCAAACTAGCTCTCTTTCCGCAGTTCGCGTGAAGGTTTGTGGATCATCTTGATTTTGGCATAACTCTTCAGGCGTTCAAACACAGCATCTGAGATCATGTCCTGTCTCAAATTGCGCCGGTTTTCCGGACGGCGGTAGTGATTCCGGATCTGGTTGGCCTGGGTCTCATCGGCAGCAATCAGCGCCTGAATGCGCTCTTCCACCGTTTTGTCATCTACGGTTATTTCTTCTTCTTTAATCAGCTGCTTACGCAAAAGGTACCACTTGAGGTTCCATATAATGGAGGCCCGATGCTTCTCCCGCACCACTTCCCGGTCGATCTCCTCCCGGGCTTGGACCTCCCGCTCGAGATCGGCAACCAGGGTGTCAACGTAGTTCTCAAACAGGGAGGTGGGTACTTCCAGCCGGGCGTTCCGCACGAAGTGGTCAGCTAGCTCGTGAGTCAGACGCTGGCGGCTATCCCGTTCAAAGGCGGTCTGGACCTTCGCCCCTAAATTCACCCGCAGCTGCTCAAGGCTGTCGGCATTCGGATCCACCTGGCGGGCGAAAGCATCATCAACATCCGGCAGAATTTTTTCCGTCACTCCGCGCACCGTCAGCTCGAAATGGGTCGGTATTCCGGTGTCGCTGGTCAGAATCACCCGGCGGGTATCACCCACCCGCGCTCCCCGCAGTTTTTCCAGGTTATTCCTTCCAAAGGGGTTATCGGGATGCAGGTGGATGTACTGGTTCTCCACCTTCCGGCCGATGAGGGGCATGCCACTTTCGTCCACTTCCTGTAAATCCGCCAGTATGAAATGGTTGCTGTCAATCCCGCTCTCCACCGTCCGTAACTGGGCCTGCCGCTGTCGCAGCTCATCAATAGCACGATCTACATCTCCCTCATCGTGATCGTAAATGACCTGCTCAAATTTCAAGCCCTTTTTATAAGGTGGTAAACTAACCTCCGGCTCCACCTCAAAGGTGGCCTCGAAACGCAGCGGGATTCCTTCCCGGAATTGCACCCCGCGGATGGTAGCCTGGTTGATGGGATCAAGGCCGGCATTCTCGAGGGCCGAAAGGTAGTATTCCTGAACGATGTTCTCCGCAAATTCGACTTCGGCTGCCGCACCAAACTGCTGGCGCACCAGCTTAGGAGGTACCTTTCCTTTCCTGAATCCTGGTAGCCTGACTTTCTTGCTGAACTTCTGGAGAAAGACCGCATACTTACTCTCGAGCTCCTCCCAGGGCACCTCCACCTGCAGGCGGCGAGTGAAGCTGTTAACTACAGTCAGTTCGTGCTGCACAGGACGATCTATTTCGTTCTATTGTCCCTATAACTTGCAGCAACAATTTACACCGTTGCCGCCTCAGATTCAGCCTGATTTCCCGAGGGACTCCAGGTCGACCCCCATTAGCCGGTACCTACGATGGACACCTCCGCCAGCTGTCCAGCGGTGTCCCGTTGGGGTCGACCACTTTTATCGCTGGATTCAATGGCTAGCTTGAGGGCGTCCAAATGGTCAAGCATGCTGCGGCGAATAATTTCCTTGAAGGCTAGTTCCACAAGCCTGGGTCCCAGGCTTCCCACCACAACGGATTGTAGAACGGCGGTCTTGGGCCGCCCCTCAACCGGTTGTACACTCAGTCTTTGCTGGTGGGTAAATCCACGCTGATGCCGCCGCAGACCCCACTGCGCTACCACCAGGCTGCGTGGCGGTTCCCACCGCGTAACCCTGCCTTCCCGTCTCAAAGTGACTCCTGGTAGGCACAGCTCCAATGAATAGCGGCTGTCCAGACCAGGCTTGGGGGTACCAATCCAGTGGAACCTGTGACGACGCCGGTGGCACGTCAGGCTCACAGACAGGTTGGCCAGGAACGCCCACACTACTTGCGGGCTTTCTTCAATGCGAATAGTATACTCTAGCCTGAACATATTTCAGGCTTCTAGGCGCTACCCGTCCAGGGTACCTTTATCCCAGAGATTCCAATAAAAGTTCTGACCTCCTTCTGCAGATCAATTGCCGCAGCCAACCGGCGGCTAATTTAAGGCCACCAACCACACGCACCTACCCCCTTGCCCTTGGACAACACCTGCACGCACGGCTATATACCATCTGAGCCAGACTACGAGTGTCTGGCTCAGTGCATATATGAAAACAGCCCGCCCAGCCAGGAATCGTATTCCCGCTAAGTTTCTATTCCTATGAAATCGCGCATAAGATATGCCCCGACGCGCTAGGCCTTGCTGGCCACCATAAGTAACCAGTTGCGGGGGGATGAAGTGAGTCCCAATTCTGCAAAGGCTTCATCAACTGCTTCCTTGAGGATCTCAGCACCGATGGCCAAAGGTATGCCGGGAAGGACACCCTTGATCCACAACTCATAACCGCTGATGTCTTCAAAACTTTCAAGAGGCATCTCTACCCTCACCAACTCTTTCGTCCTCACCGCAAAGCCGTGATCGGTAACGAGCCTATCATACTCCGATTCCGTCAGGCGATACCGGGCCTCAACTTTCTCCTTGGTGGGACTCAGATTATATCGGCTCTTAAGGAGACGAAACGCTTTGAGCATCCAGCGCCTATAAAATTGCTGGGATTCGGGCGGCTCACCGCCTTCGAAAAAGGTGGTGTTGAACGAAAAAATGCCTCCCCGACGAAGAGCTGCCCACACCGCTTCTATGATCTTCGCCTTTTCCTTCACCAAGTGGATAGCATTGCAGAAAAAGACAGCATCCAGCGGTACACGCACGATCTCAGACAACTGTTCCGCTTTAGATTGCACAAAACGGACCACGGCCCCGCTCACATTCTCCAGGCTTTGACGGGCGATTTCTAATGCCGATGCAGAGGGCTCCACCGCAATCACTTCCGAACCGGCCCGACCAGCCACCTTCTCGACAAGTAGCCTGGTGACCGCTCCGGTACCAGCTCCCAAATCCAGAACCCGCTGGCCGGGCTTAAGATCGGCCAGATCTACCAGCCGCTGGATGACTTCCTCATAAAAAGGATGCCGCGAAAATGCCTCAAAACTGAAAGTCCTGTCAGACATGGAGCCCCTTCCATTTTCTTTGGACATCAACCGTAGAATAGCCGTATGACAACCGGCTTCTCCGGTGACGCTAATTAATCGCAAAGCAGAAAATATTCATTGGACTCAGGCAGGGGTAAACAATGCCATTAATCATTGCAGTCCTCATGCCCTGCCATCCAAGTCTATTTATTAAAGTTATATAGAAGATAAAAAAGGTGCAAGGTTACTGCACCCCCGCGCTTATTTATTGTCTATTCGCCCTCAGTTTGGAGAGCACACCCTTGCATAGCTGTCGCTTATATCCGCCAGTTATAAGAGGCCTTGAAGAACAATCCCCGCTTCATCTCAGTAATTTGACTGGAGGGCAAATAATCCATTTCTACTTCGTCGTAGGCCAGATTTTCAAGTCGCGACCCATAACCAAGGTAAATAACCGTCCCGGGGATATAGGTGAAACCAGCGAGAAATTCGGCTGTCAAACCCTTTTCATCAGGGACCTCCCCCGCTTCGGGAAACTTGATGTGATAGTCCCGATACTTAACGTATGTATAGTCGAGAATACCCCTGATAAACAAGTATTTATTCAGCTGGTAGGTGGTCTTATTGCGGTAGATTTGATAATCATACAGCTCCAGATTATCCTTCCTGCTGGTGAAAACCTGCCGCACGGTCACGAATTCCGAGCTGAAGCTCTCAGTAGGCTGGAAATTGAGAAAGGCGACCTGGAAGGCAATATCCCCCTGGAATGGATTATCGCTTTCTTCATACCAAGGACTTTCTTGCGTGCCTACCTCCAGCAGGAAATAAAGTGACCTAAAAATCTGGCTGCTCAGCTCCACTTCCCTCCGTCCCCGGTCAAACAGCACTCCCTCGTATACTTCGGTACCCTGTGCATATTCCAGCTCCAACAGCGTGGTGCGTGGCATTCCAAATTGCAGGTAGACATTGTGGCACCCGTCATTCATGTCGTAGTACCTATCCCGCTGGGTGTAACCCCAATACCCGACATTGACTTTCTGAAGAAGGTGGGACTCGAAGTAAAATGTCCGCTTGCCGGATAGGTTAAAGGTGGTGGTGCCATCCCGCGGGATATAACCAGTGTGCAGCTGGAAATTCTCGGAAATGTCGTGAACGCCGGCCTCAAAAAACCACTTGCGATCACCATATTGCCATGACAGGTCAAAATTGTGGGCGGAGCGGGCATTACTGCTGTCAGGGTCCTTTGTCAGCCCATAGAATGCATTGCCTTCAATGGCCATAGTACCTGACAAACGCCATAAACCATCCAAACCCACTACCCGATTGTTACCGTTGATGTACCCTTTGCCTGCCTCCAAATACTGCCGCAGAGCATAAATGCACCCAACATAGCTTTCATCCTTCAGCAACCGTTTATAGCGTATAATAGCAACATCAGCGGTATCCGCCCTTTCCGTATTAAAGGGAATCTCATCTGGGAAATACGGGGCTTCATCTCGAGCAAATAGAGCAGCGATAGCATTGCGCTGTCCCAGCTTGCCGGATAGTTTCAAACCCAGGCTAGGATCAGCAATAGTGCGCGTTCGTACCACCCGAGAGATACCACTGGTTTGACCGGTTCCGGCTACATCGAAATTCTTAATGCCCTCCAGAAAGAAGGGACGTTTTTCCGGGTAATCAATATCATAACGCAGATTTACATCAACCTGGCTGGCGTCGGATTCGATCTGGCTGAAATCCGGGTTCACCGTTAGGTCCATAGTAAGGGTCGGAGTCAGGCCCACCTTAGCGGTGAGTCCTACATCAGAACCGGACTCCTCATCCACTATCTTTAGCGCACCTGCCTCAGCTGCTTTATTGGCTGTCTGCGTAAAAGAAGGCAGGACTTCGTAGGTCCGATGATATCGCAGATCTTGGAACACTACCTTCCCCGACTGTGTCAAAAGCGAACCTTTATCCGGATAAACGGGAGGAAAGATAATCATCTCCGAGTACCGGCTCAGCTGACGGATAAAGAATATCCCCATCTCCACTTCTCGACCGGTGCTATAACGGATACTCTGAAGCGGAATCCTCATCTCCACACAAAAGCCACTATCATTGAGGGCACCGGCGGCATCCCAGATGAAATCTTCGGCCGGATCGCCGTTCCCCTGGGGATCCAACATTAGATCACCCTGCGAGCCATAGGCGTTAGCTACAAAGGCATAGGCACTCTGCTGGTCATTCAGAGCATCTATACCTACTCCTACCCAATCATCCTGGTACAGGTTGTCCCACTTGGTCACGGCCGCCTTGATCTTATCCGGCTCCGAGTCCAGGGCCTCAACGGCGAAATAAATATATTGGTCATCATAGGCAACTTCAACAATGGTGCGCTCACTGGGCGGTTTGTTGAAATCGGGCTGGAAGGTCTCAAATCCATTATACTCAATTGCCTGCTGCCATACTTCATCATCAAGACAACCGTCAAGAATCGGCGGCGTGTTAATCCGAACAGGAACAATCTCCACCTGGGCGGAAGCCAAGCCTAATAAAGCGATGGTCAGTCCCAAGAATCCAATTCCGCGAAACATCGCATTGCTCCTTTTATAACTTTAAAATATATAGATTTGCCGCTACAATCGATTAGACAATCAAAGACTGACTAAGGTTGCCCAAGACTCCACTGTGAATC
This region of Candidatus Neomarinimicrobiota bacterium genomic DNA includes:
- the tig gene encoding trigger factor, whose product is MQHELTVVNSFTRRLQVEVPWEELESKYAVFLQKFSKKVRLPGFRKGKVPPKLVRQQFGAAAEVEFAENIVQEYYLSALENAGLDPINQATIRGVQFREGIPLRFEATFEVEPEVSLPPYKKGLKFEQVIYDHDEGDVDRAIDELRQRQAQLRTVESGIDSNHFILADLQEVDESGMPLIGRKVENQYIHLHPDNPFGRNNLEKLRGARVGDTRRVILTSDTGIPTHFELTVRGVTEKILPDVDDAFARQVDPNADSLEQLRVNLGAKVQTAFERDSRQRLTHELADHFVRNARLEVPTSLFENYVDTLVADLEREVQAREEIDREVVREKHRASIIWNLKWYLLRKQLIKEEEITVDDKTVEERIQALIAADETQANQIRNHYRRPENRRNLRQDMISDAVFERLKSYAKIKMIHKPSRELRKES
- a CDS encoding SRPBCC family protein is translated as MFRLEYTIRIEESPQVVWAFLANLSVSLTCHRRRHRFHWIGTPKPGLDSRYSLELCLPGVTLRREGRVTRWEPPRSLVVAQWGLRRHQRGFTHQQRLSVQPVEGRPKTAVLQSVVVGSLGPRLVELAFKEIIRRSMLDHLDALKLAIESSDKSGRPQRDTAGQLAEVSIVGTG
- a CDS encoding class I SAM-dependent methyltransferase; this encodes MSDRTFSFEAFSRHPFYEEVIQRLVDLADLKPGQRVLDLGAGTGAVTRLLVEKVAGRAGSEVIAVEPSASALEIARQSLENVSGAVVRFVQSKAEQLSEIVRVPLDAVFFCNAIHLVKEKAKIIEAVWAALRRGGIFSFNTTFFEGGEPPESQQFYRRWMLKAFRLLKSRYNLSPTKEKVEARYRLTESEYDRLVTDHGFAVRTKELVRVEMPLESFEDISGYELWIKGVLPGIPLAIGAEILKEAVDEAFAELGLTSSPRNWLLMVASKA
- a CDS encoding DUF5916 domain-containing protein, translated to MFRGIGFLGLTIALLGLASAQVEIVPVRINTPPILDGCLDDEVWQQAIEYNGFETFQPDFNKPPSERTIVEVAYDDQYIYFAVEALDSEPDKIKAAVTKWDNLYQDDWVGVGIDALNDQQSAYAFVANAYGSQGDLMLDPQGNGDPAEDFIWDAAGALNDSGFCVEMRIPLQSIRYSTGREVEMGIFFIRQLSRYSEMIIFPPVYPDKGSLLTQSGKVVFQDLRYHRTYEVLPSFTQTANKAAEAGALKIVDEESGSDVGLTAKVGLTPTLTMDLTVNPDFSQIESDASQVDVNLRYDIDYPEKRPFFLEGIKNFDVAGTGQTSGISRVVRTRTIADPSLGLKLSGKLGQRNAIAALFARDEAPYFPDEIPFNTERADTADVAIIRYKRLLKDESYVGCIYALRQYLEAGKGYINGNNRVVGLDGLWRLSGTMAIEGNAFYGLTKDPDSSNARSAHNFDLSWQYGDRKWFFEAGVHDISENFQLHTGYIPRDGTTTFNLSGKRTFYFESHLLQKVNVGYWGYTQRDRYYDMNDGCHNVYLQFGMPRTTLLELEYAQGTEVYEGVLFDRGRREVELSSQIFRSLYFLLEVGTQESPWYEESDNPFQGDIAFQVAFLNFQPTESFSSEFVTVRQVFTSRKDNLELYDYQIYRNKTTYQLNKYLFIRGILDYTYVKYRDYHIKFPEAGEVPDEKGLTAEFLAGFTYIPGTVIYLGYGSRLENLAYDEVEMDYLPSSQITEMKRGLFFKASYNWRI